In Capsicum annuum cultivar UCD-10X-F1 chromosome 11, UCD10Xv1.1, whole genome shotgun sequence, one genomic interval encodes:
- the LOC107847271 gene encoding transcription factor bHLH91-like produces MDDFELDFDQLDQLLNILSPPTLQKQDSSISLQTQICNDIDSHQKNKPIITTTTTIIDDDQLLNFLSSPPSPRPPLTSTHHKDDDDLSILLQTHSSNDLDSRQNDEPIITTTTTIFDDNQLLNFLSSPPPSPRPPLTSTRQKDDDDLSILLQTHSSNDLDSQQNDEPIITTTTTTIFDDDQLLNLTSTLQKDDDSSILLQTHSSNDLDSHQNDEPIITTTTTTIFDDDQLFNFLSSPPPSPRPPLTSTLQKDDYSSILLQTHSSNDLDSHQNDEPIITTTTTTIFDDDQLFNFLSTPSPSPHPPLTSTLQKEDDSSISLQTRQSSNDLDNHQKDEPINTTTTIVDDNQVQDPMKKKEVEEKKKKNKNVLRRDVERQRRRDMAKLYQRLRLLIPSKYLMGKRAISDHLEEIVDYVKDLRKDIEELERKRESLKEKKNMTPSSSSSMKLSDDEDRIIVKSCNEEVEISVKGGISISKVVKVVMKEGLIVNSCVSSTVDQSLHHIIQSEVNTRADIDFAMLQTKLISLYEP; encoded by the exons ATGGATGATTTCGAATTGGACTTTGATCAATTAGATCAACTATTAAACATTCTTTCTCCTCCTACTCTTCAAAAGCAagattcatcaatttcattaCAAACACAAATTTGTAATGATATTGATAGTCATCAAAAGAATAAACCAattatcaccaccaccaccactataaTCGATGATGATCAATTATTGAACTTTctttcttctcctccttctcctcgTCCTCCTCTGACTAGTACTCATCACAAGGATGATGAtgatttatcaatattattaCAAACACATAGTTCTAATGATCTTGATAGTCGTCAAAATGATGAACCAATtatcaccaccaccactactatATTCGATgacaatcaattattgaactttctttcttctcctcctccttctcctcgtCCTCCTCTGACTAGTACTCGTCAAAAGGATGATGAtgatttatcaatattattaCAAACACATAGTTCTAATGATCTTGATAGTCAACAAAATGATGAACCAattatcaccaccaccaccactactatATTTGATGATGATCAATTATTGAACTTGACTAGTACTCTTCAAAAGGATGATGATTCATCAATATTATTACAAACACATAGTTCTAATGATCTTGATAGTCATCAGAATGATGAACCAATtatcaccaccaccactactactATATTCGATGATGATCAATTAttcaactttctttcttctcctcctccttctcctcgtCCTCCTTTGACTAGTACTCTTCAAAAGGATGATTATTCATCAATATTATTACAAACACATAGTTCTAATGATCTTGATAGTCATCAGAATGATGAACCGattatcaccaccaccaccactactatATTCGATGATGACCAATTATTTAACTTTCTTTCTACTCCTTCCCCTTCTCCTCATCCTCCTCTAACTAGTACTCTTCAAAAGGAAGATGATTCATCAATATCATTACAAACACGTCAAAGCTCGAATGATCTTGATAATCATCAGAAGGATGAACCAATTAACACCACCACTACTATTGTCGATGATAATCAAGTTCAAGATCCCATGAAAAAGAAGGAggtggaagagaaaaagaagaagaataagaatgtCTTACGAAGAGATGTTGAAAGGCAAAGAAGGCGCGATATGGCTAAGCTTTATCAGCGTTTGCGCCTTCTTATTCCTTCCAAGTATCTCATG GGAAAGAGAGCTATATCTGACCATCTAGAAGAGATTGTGGATTATGTAAAAGACTTGAGGAAAGACATAGAGGAGttggaaagaaaaagagaaagtttgaaagaaaagaaaaatatgacaccatcttcttcttcttctatgaaATTAAGTGATGATGAAGACAGAATAATAGTGAAATCATGCAATGAAGAAGTGGAAATTTCAGTAAAAGGAGGGATCTCTATATCAAAAGTTGTTAAAGTTGTTATGAAAGAAGGGCTTATTGTTAATAGTTGTGTTTCCTCCACAGTTGATCAAAGTCTTCATCACATTATTCAATCTGAG GTAAATACAAGAGCAGACATTGATTTTGCAATGCTACAAACCAAGTTGATAAGTTTATATGAGCCATAA